A segment of the Camelus bactrianus isolate YW-2024 breed Bactrian camel chromosome 22, ASM4877302v1, whole genome shotgun sequence genome:
atttttttaatggaggtactaaggattgaacccaggacctcttgcatgctaagcaggtgctctacactGAGCTATAAACTCCCCctgacattctttttttattgaagtctagtcagtttacaatgttgtatcaatttctggtgtacagcataatgtttcagtcatacatatacatacatatattcgttttcatattctctttcattataggttactataaaatttttttaatttaaatttattttatttatcttttttttggagggggaggaaattagatTTGTTTGTGTACTTATTAATTTAGTGCAGGTACtgtggaattgaacccaggaacctaggcatgctaagtacacactctaccacagagctataacTCCccactaaaattttcttttataagaggaaatttggacatgAACCTGCACAGAAGAAAGACAAGGAGAAGACACAGAGAAGACAGACTTCTAGCTAGAAGTCAAGGACAGACCTAGAACACATCCTTCCCTTGTGGCCTCAGAAGGAAGATTTTAGACCTCTGCCTTCCAGGACtgtgaaaaaatacatttctgttgttttaagccacccaggtaCTTTGTCACGGTGGCCACAGGAAACTCGGACAGCGAAGGCATGTGATGTAAATGGACACCATCTCCTTGCAGGAGTATCtggcatttctatttctctttggaTAGATTCCCCCCAAAGATGACCCTATCTTGAGGATTCAGGGCCCTTGGCTCACCTGAGAGGTGACTCCAGGAAGCAGCGATGAAGGTGAGGATGTGAGACGGGGAGGGAAGGAGCCCTGCAGGGGGCGTCAATGAGCAGGTGACTCTAGGCAATCTAGACTGGGTCCTGCTGGAGACCTGAGGGGCACAAGCATAGCACACGGCCTGAGAGTCGTTCCACCCCAGTGGCAAGGGGCTGCACCACGTACCCTCCAGCTGTCTACAGTCATTAGCTCCTGTGGGGAAGCCCCCAGGCTGAGTCAAAGTGGCTTCCAGGGAAGAGCAGTTGGCGGGAACTATAAATGCTGGGACTGGCACTGGCAACATAAGCTACACTATTAATATATCCTTGATCTTTACTGAGCAATTTTGTTCCTAGAAGCTTACCCCACAGGCACACTAGCTTATGAACTAAATGCCAAATTTTCACATACAAGGAAATTTATTGAAAGTGCCAGGAAACTCAACCCTGTTTTAAATAGAGGATAAAGTGACATGTTGCTGGAAGTTGAGAGGCAGCTCAGCTTCAGGTAAAGCTGAATCCAGCAGCCCTGACAATGTCACCAAGAATCCAATTTCTCTGCTCATCTCTGCTCTACTTTCTGCAGTAGAGCAGCTTCGTGCTGGGATTTGTTCTTACTTTGCAGCCACAAGATAGTGCCAACAACCACCTGGAGTTGGGGTTTCTTCCCCTGGGACCAGTGGGAGAGGATGTTTGCATCCCATAGCTCTCCTTGGAAGAGGCTAGCAAACATCTTTATTGTCACAGGCCCAGCTGGGGTCAAGTGCCCACCTCTGCATATTAGGGTATGCCACAGTGGTGGTGGGAAATGGGGAGGTGTTGACCCCCCCCCAGGCTCAGGAGCTGGTGCGAGAAGTGGGGCTGACCAGAAATCGGGGTGGATGTTGGGGGTGAGCTCAGCAGCCCCCAGGAGCCACTACCATGTTGTCATGGCAACAACTTACTAACAACCGAGCTGCCTGTCAATCAGGGATTGGTGGATCTCATCACAGGCCATCCTCCAGGAAAACACTAAACTGTCACTAAACAGTGAGACCTGTACACGTCAGGGACCAATGTGCAAGAAATAAACTGGATGAAATCACCAGAGCAGAGCAGCAAGGGGGAAGCTCAGTGGAGCCACCCAGCACCCCGTACCACCATgcgagcgcacacacacacagccccccaAACGCATGCGCACACGCAGACACTAGTGCTCACCTGGCTGCCCTGCCTGCCCGCGAGCACAGGGAGGTTCCCATTGTCCGCCTCTGGCTGGGTGACCCCTGTAAGTGGTCCTGGACAATGGGCTGTAGAGGAACCGAGTCTCAGTGGCCCCTGGGAGCTCTCTGGTGGCCTCATCCAGGCCAGCCACCCTGGGGTAGGACGTGACACTGAGGCCCGAAGCCTCAGCCAGTTGTGGAGCAGAGCCCCCAGCAGGTCACCGACAAGGGGCTCAGAAGAGAGAAATCATAGGACTTCTGGGCAGGGCTCACTGAAGCAGGACACAGCCCATCCAGAATGACATCCAAAGCGACAAGTGTGTGTACGCAGGATCTCTCCAGGAGACAGGAGAAACTGGTAACAGCCCCTGTGAAGGGAACTGGGAGGCAGACCTACTTTTCATAGTAAACTGTGCAGTTTGCACTTTGTAGCAAATCATAAACTGGTTTAACAATCCATACAacagttacattaaaaaaaaaaaaaggtttattgaAGCCTCTGTTCAAAAATCTGCCAAAATAACTTCAAACCTGTTTTTGGTTTGGGGAGGGTGAGggtaagagcaaaagagacatgGGCAGGAgaaaaagtcattttaatttttattaaatatactcTCTTGGcacaaatctttaaaatatataaacattatatataaacAAAGTGTCTTCATGGCATCAAAATGTAACTGCAAATCAGGACAGGCAACCAATGGAGAGCAGTGTGACTACTGGGGGGCCCCCTGCCCGGCtgtgtgcagggctggggggaggggcagcgcTACACTGGCCCATTTGGCTGGGAGCCACCTCGGGGAGGCACGCCAGGGCCAGTCATCCTGAGGGACCCTCCCTGCTCCGGCCCAGCCTGCAGTTCAACAGGGGGCGCTGCTTAACCATCCATTTGGTCTCACCCGCCTGGGGTGGACTCCATCACTGCTGCTCTCGCCTGGATGCCCTCGAGTCCCCATCCCATCTCTCTGTGAAGGGCACCTCTGCCTCCCCTGAGCACTGGGCAAGGCTGGGAGGAGGTGGTTGAACGCTCACCCCACAGGACAGCCATCACAGGCTGCCCAGGCCCCTGGGAACAAAGATGGGGCTGGCTGGTGGAAAAGTGCAGGCAGCACAGAAAGAGCGGTCCTCACGCCCACAGGACTAAGGCATGAAAAACAGAAATGGGGCAGAATGAAGGGaggaaatgaaaatcacaatTGGAAATTCGTGTGTGGCTACAAACACACCGTCTCGGACCCTTTCACACATCATAGCTGCTAAGCCAACTGTGAAAATGGACCCTCTGGTAGCCCTGGTCCTGGACCCAGACTGACCTGATCAAGGTTTATTGTGTCTAGACCCAGGGCCAgtcaaatttaaaaacaaaccccTCCAAAATCAAACTCTAAACATCATTAGGAACCAGGTGTCTCGGAGTCCCCAGCAGGCCCCAGGGGGCTCCTCTGTGAGACCAGCTCCTTGGGGCACTCTGACTCTTCGAGcttcctgcccccaggccaggcgctgtCTCAGCGGCTGTCACTTTGGGAGAATCGAGGCTGCCAGCTGCCTCTGTGTATTCCATTCACGGGAAGCCAGACAATGCCATTGGGCCTCAAACCGTCCCATGTCCCAGCCAAGTAACCGCTCAGGTGGGGAGCCAGGGATATGCCAGGTGCCATGAGCCTCCCTCAGGAGCCACTGTGCCTAAGGGCAGAGGGTCAGGGCCCAAGCCCTGGCCTCCATTAGTGCAGCCCGTGGGGTGCAGACAGGAAGTTCTGGGCCCAGAGCAGGCAACCCAGGCAGATGCCCCTAGCTTGGGGCTCAGACCTAAACCTATTGCGATTCCTCAAACCCTGTTGACTGGAGGAGGCGTGACCCTCCTGGGAACATTACAAACCAGGGTGGGGGGCGTGTGGGGGAACAGAGGGGAAGACCTAATCCTAGGTTGAGTCTGGGATAGGGATAACACTCTTGGGAGAAGGCTGTTCCCCAGTGGGAGGCTCTGGGGACAGAATCATGTCATCTGGGAAGTAATGGTGAAGACAGCAAAGGCGGGGTGGgcaggacaggggagggagaggctgcaTTTGCAGCCATAGCTCAGCAGGAGGCTGGTCTCActggggacagggcaggaggCCAGGCCTCTCCCCTACACCCTCTGgagcttcccccacccctgagCAGAGACTCAGAACAGCAAGGGGCGGGCGAGGTCTGGCCCTGAGCCCAGTGGGGACCGGGTCACTAGAATCAGGAGCCTGTCCAAGGGCACAAAGGGCACCAGGAGGCAGTGCTGGCAACTCATGACTCAGGGCGTTTAGGGTAATACCTCCGggggcagccccagccctgctgagGCTGGAAGAGCAAAGCATGGGAGCCCTGGCCCCCCAGTCCCAACAATGCACTTCAAGGGCCACTGGCTTTTCCGTCAGACCTGTCCACACTGAGCCCaggtccccccaacccctgcctgtTCCACAAGGTGCATCTGTGCGGCCCGGGATGGAACCCAGCGTATCCTCGCTCCCGGGGCTCAGAAACGAAGGGGTCAGCGGTCCACCGCCAACTGAAGCTTGAAAGCAGCCGACCCCACTGGCCCCTAGCTCTGCAGATGCCGCAGCAGGATCTGCATGAGGTCGAAGGTGGTGAAGCTGATGCCCACCGCGATGGGACCCTTGAGCCAGTTCATGCTCAGGCCCTTGTAGAGGCCGCGCACCACACCCTCCTCCCGCACAATGGTGTGCATGGTGCGCACGATGGAGGTGCGCTGGTGGCCTGTGACGCCGGCTGTCTGCATGCGCCGCCGCACCACATCCAGTGGGTAAGAAGCTGACTGCCCAATAAGGCCGGCGCAGGCCCCGAAGATCATGCGCTCAAAGGGGTAGGGCTGCTGGCGGCCGCTGTActctgcagggggaggggcgggaggggcggTGAGGGTGGCAGGAGGGGGCACGCACCCAAAGGCGCACTGGCACCCACAGGTGCTGGCACCCACACGCACCCCTGCACCCCGCACTCACAGTGCGTTTCAAGACCCAACCAGCTTGCCTGGGTCCTCCCACCTGGGCCATGGCCTCACTACTCCCACACCTCCAGGTCACTTGTTTGTAATCAAATTTGAGAAGTAAAAGATTTTAAGACAGaagagcacagagaattatataaCCAAGTCCTGAGACCCAGAACGAGCTCATACTCAGTCATTCTTGTTTTGGGTCTAGCAAAGAAGGAAAGCATTACTTGTGTCCATAACCCTCTCCACCACCTGGCCAGCCCTACGGGAGCCATCCAAACAGGCGCTGTGAGGACATGTGGGCAGGAAGGACGAAGGAGCAGCAACAGATCAACAGGGgtcctttaaaaatgtgttgtaaATTTGAAACTAGGATTTAAAAACCAGGGAGACTACTTATTCCCTCAGCAGACGGGCAAAACATGAAGGGACCTGCCAGCACCACGAGGGGCATGACGTGGGTCAGGGGGAGGACCCCAGGGCAAGCGCAGCCCTTGGAagaggagagggtggagaggaAAACCAAAAACAGGGTCTCACACCCACACAGAGAGGAGCGCCTGGGATGTCAGCTGATCACCAGAAACCCGAAATAGCAGCCCAACCCCTAATAAGGAGGCCTCAATGCGGAGGGGGCTGGGGATCTGTTACAGGGAACCTCAGCTTTACGTGAAACATTTTAACAGAAAACATGTTGGAGCAAATAAGGCAGAATATTAATGCCTGATCATACCAAGCGACAGGTACAAAGCAGGGTTATGGTGTTTGTACTTTTCCAGTTTCTCAAAATTATCAAAAGAAACGGAGGACACTTCCTCTCCATGTAGGTTTTTCCCGGTTTGTGTTTGGGTGCACCAGTGGCTGCTAGCACTCTGAGTGACACTGGACTTCACAAGGCTGCTCTCAAAATGAGGCATTAAAGGTCTTGAGTCCAGCTTCCTCAGGGCTGGCTGGATACATCTTCTCCTGATCCagcccctgggcccccagcctgcccctcccAGAGAAGCCTTagtgcccctcacccccacccgcCTCCACCCGCCTCCAGGTCTGTGTGACCAGGGAGGTGCTGCCCTGGCTCCCCGCCCCTCACCTCTGTGTAGGCTCTTGAGCGTCTCGTAGGTGAAGAAGCTCAGGCCGGCGTAGGGAATGACCCCCAGGACCGTGGGAACGAAGCCGTGGTATAGAGTCTTCAGCCCCTCTTCTCGGGAGATGCGGATGAAGACATGAAAGATGTTGCTGTACCTGCAAGACACTGAGACTCAACTGGGATTGAGACTCTCTAATTCTCGGCTCCTCCCACTTCAGGGGGGCCAGAAGTTGACAGAACCCCCTGGTAGAAGTTTTGCCACTGGAGGGGGCCGTGCGGCCTAAGGCCATACTCCACCTTCAACATCAGCATCACTCTGCTGTGCTCAGCCCTTGTCTTTTGGTCGGATGCATTTTTAACATGTCTGTGCCCAACTCAACATGAAGACTTTGGGTTTGATGGAAGCAGAAACTGACCCCCAAGCTAAGAGATCCAATTACTGTCTTTCTGGAACTGCTGTAGAGCTGTACACCTGGCCTGCCCCATGGTACCCGGCAAGGTCCGGGCGGCAGTCTCGGCACCGCTTCATCTGCTGTCGGATGTGGAGGCCTGGAGCCAAACCCCAGGGTTCTTGATGGAGACAGCCAACCTGGGAGCCCCACTAGACAGAGCTCCTGGTGCCAGTGTTAGTGTCACCGTGGTAGGGCTTACATTTCCTTTGGGGTCACGGCCATCCGTGCTCTGACCAGGTCCAGGGGGTACGTCAGTGAAGCGGCTGTGGTTCCAGCCAGTGCACCGGCGAGGAGGCGgggccagggaggcagggctctgaaagaggtggggagaaggtgAGACCTGAGGCCGGTGCCCACAGggttgggtggggagggatgggagAACAGGCGTGGCCCGGCTTCCTGGCTGCTGAGCTgccgggggcggggtgggcgggGGTCTCAATGGACTTCATTTCTAAATTCCCCTGGCTGCCTTTCCTGTCCCTTCCGTGTACGAGTTAATGGATGACGTGCACCCTTCCCACCCGCTCTGGGGCAGTtgggatcgctggccctcctgggACTTAGGTTCTGCGGGGAGACGCGGATACCAGAGAAGTTCCGACATGGTGACCATGCGGAAGACCGGAGACCAGGGAGATGCGGcagagctggggggtggggggtggctcaCTCTCCGCGGAAGCCGTAGTAACGGCCCAGGATGCGCTTGTACTCCTCGTGCGCGCTGAACTGGATGGCTGCGTAGGGCACCACGCGCACCATGGTGGCCGAGTTTCCGCGCCACAGGCTGAGGAAGCCTTCGTTGAGGTAGGTGAAGTAGATGAGCCGGAAGGCCTCCTGGGGGGAGAACAGGGGAGAGGGTCAAGGTCAACGCCCTCAgcctccacctgcctctcccGAGCATCGCCCATGCTAGCAGAGCGCAGAGCCCGGACCTCCCCTGCCCACCTCGCCTTAATCCCCTCCCCCGCATTCTCTGGGCCCAGCATGACAGCAACCCCCTCCGCCCCAGCCAATCCTCTGGCCTTGGGAATGGTAAAGTGAGCCTGGAACCACATTTGCAAAGTAGACTGACAGCCCTGCCCAGAGGACGTTGTTGGTGTTTGGTAGTCTAGCTTTTAAaactactttcttttcctttactaaGAAGATGACACCTGCTCTgtgcttaaaaataaatcagatatgAAAACTGAGTTTAGACTGTCAAGTCCTCTTGCCACTGCCCCCAGGATAGGTGGGTCTCCTGTCAATTCCCAGGGTGGGCTGTGTCCAGGCAGAGCTCAGGGTGTGAGACAGGTGGCCGTGGCCCTGGTGCCTGGCAGGAGAGGCCTGGTCACCCAGCAGCAGCCCTGGAGCTGGCCCGGGCCTAGGGGGAACCAATGGGAAAAAGCACCTTAAAAAGCatttccccaacccccaccactttccttctctgcctgCGCCAGCCCAGCAGGGCGGAAGGTGAAGGCCCCAGAGCCGGGGTCCATGACCTAGCGGCTCACCTTGGCAGAAAATCTTTTTGAGGACactggaaaaaaaccaaaaacacaacaGAGTGTGAGATATAAGGATGGGACACCCCAGGCTGCTTGACCCCCACCGCAGGGTTCTGGTCTGAGCATGGGGAGTGAGAGCAACCCCTGgggatgccccccacccccacaaggGCTGAGGTGGGGGCAACCTTGCAAAGTCACCCTCCTCCCAGGAACCTTCTCCCCTCTTCACGGCCAGGCCCCTCTGCACACCAACTTCTCCCCAGGAAGGGGAGTCCAGCTGCCACCTGACCCTCCAGGATAGTGAGGTTCTCTGCAGGAGCTGCAAGGATGCATCTCTTGGGGGTGGACATCCAGCAGCCCCCAACCTGACTGGACTCCAATTCTACCAAACCCCTCTGGGGGAGGTGTCCCAGCCATTAACCACGCCGGGGTCAGCCGAGGGCCTCTGGCTCCCTCAGAACATCTGGGGTCTGCCCCGTCTTCTCCAAGGCTTGGGACAGGTTGCCCTAATCCCCATATCCTACCGTCTATGGCTGCCTGGCTTACGGCCCCCACTCCATGGTGAGCTCTGTCACCAGGGGCTGGAGCCACAATGGCCACAAGGACCCAGAAACACAAGCCATGAGGGGTCTCTGTCTTGCAATGCCCCCATCTCACTCCCCCAGTGTCTGCCATATTCCCAGGACACCCCTGTACTCCCATCTGCGTGGACATGTGCACACCTCCTGTCTTCGAAGTTAAACACAGCTCCCTGAGGGGTGCTACACTGAGCGGTTGTTCCAGTAACAAAACAGCCGATGGAGGGCGTGCGTGCTCAGCTGCACGCCGGCCCTTTCCCATGGCAGCTTACTCCTCTGTGGGGACAGCAATGTTTCTGTTTTACggtgaggaaacaggcccagagaggctagGGGACCAGCttgaggaagtggggagggactgGCTCGAGCCTGCAGTTCTCTCCTCCCAAACAGCTGAGGGGGCAAGGGTCCCAGGTTGTGACTGTCCTTCTGCCTGACGCTGTGCAGGCACTGGTCACCATCTGTGGGACAAAAAGGCCTCATCTTCAGGGGACCCTGTGCTTGCTTAACCCTAAGGAAGGAGGGAGATGGTTTCGTGAACTCTGACCCCCCAAAAGATACGTCCATGTCCTCATCCCCAGCACCCATGAACGTGACCTTAagtggaaacagggtctttgcagatgtaattaaattaaactgaGGTCATACTagagtagggtgggccctaatctaaTGACAGTGtgcttataagaagaggaga
Coding sequences within it:
- the SLC25A42 gene encoding mitochondrial coenzyme A transporter SLC25A42 isoform X2 → MGNGVKEGVVRLREDAESVLPSSVSSKSDHRQVLRSLLSGALAGALAKTAVAPLDRTKIIFQVSSKRFSAKEAFRLIYFTYLNEGFLSLWRGNSATMVRVVPYAAIQFSAHEEYKRILGRYYGFRGEALPPWPRLLAGALAGTTAASLTYPLDLVRARMAVTPKEMYSNIFHVFIRISREEGLKTLYHGFVPTVLGVIPYAGLSFFTYETLKSLHRAHCPGPLTGVTQPEADNGNLPVLAGRQGSQVSSRTQSRLPRVTCSLTPPAGLLPSPSHILTFIAASWSHLSGEPRALNPQDRVIFGGNLSKEK
- the SLC25A42 gene encoding mitochondrial coenzyme A transporter SLC25A42 isoform X3 → MDPGSGAFTFRPAGLAQAEKEAFRLIYFTYLNEGFLSLWRGNSATMVRVVPYAAIQFSAHEEYKRILGRYYGFRGEALPPWPRLLAGALAGTTAASLTYPLDLVRARMAVTPKEMYSNIFHVFIRISREEGLKTLYHGFVPTVLGVIPYAGLSFFTYETLKSLHREYSGRQQPYPFERMIFGACAGLIGQSASYPLDVVRRRMQTAGVTGHQRTSIVRTMHTIVREEGVVRGLYKGLSMNWLKGPIAVGISFTTFDLMQILLRHLQS
- the SLC25A42 gene encoding mitochondrial coenzyme A transporter SLC25A42 isoform X1, which codes for MGNGVKEGVVRLREDAESVLPSSVSSKSDHRQVLRSLLSGALAGALAKTAVAPLDRTKIIFQVSSKRFSAKEAFRLIYFTYLNEGFLSLWRGNSATMVRVVPYAAIQFSAHEEYKRILGRYYGFRGEALPPWPRLLAGALAGTTAASLTYPLDLVRARMAVTPKEMYSNIFHVFIRISREEGLKTLYHGFVPTVLGVIPYAGLSFFTYETLKSLHREYSGRQQPYPFERMIFGACAGLIGQSASYPLDVVRRRMQTAGVTGHQRTSIVRTMHTIVREEGVVRGLYKGLSMNWLKGPIAVGISFTTFDLMQILLRHLQS